Within the Vagococcus carniphilus genome, the region TGCATGGTGATAATCAACCAAAGTTACAAAAAACTAGCCTTGCTAACGAAGACCCATTGCGTATTCCTCCCCTTTTAGAGCCAACTCATGAAACCAAAGAATCGGTTACTTATGATGTCAGGACACAAATGGGTGAAACGCAAATTAAAAAAGGAGAAAAGACAAAAACATTAGGTTACAACGGTCATTTATTAGGACCTGTCATCAAAATAAAAAAGGGACAAGACGTTACTATTAAGACTGAAAACACACTTAATAAGAATACATCTTTTCACTGGCATGGCCTTAAAACCGACGATAATGCTGATGGAAGCCCTCATCAATTAGTTGCGCCCAATTCATCAGAAACGATTTCTTTTAAAGCAGATCAGGAAGCTTCTACATTATGGTTTCATCCACATCCTGAAGGAGAAACTGCTTCACAAGTTTATCAAGGTTTAGCAGGTTTAATGTATGTCGAAGATGAGAATTCAGACAACCTTTCTTTACCTGATATTTATGGAAAAGATGATATTCCTCTTATCGTTCAAGACCGTTATTTTGATTCTAATAATCAAATTGACTACGAGAAATCATATCGATCAGATGGCACTCAAGGAGACACATTGATGATTAACGGAACGATCAATCCGTATCTTGATGTAACGACTAGATGGATGCGATATCGCTTAGTTAATGGTTCAAATGCAACTAACTTTACCTTTTCGCTAGATGGCCAAGTGCCCTTTTATCAAGTTGCTTCTGATGGAGGTTTTCTAAACAAAGCAACTGAAAAAGAAGAACTTATTCTTTCTCCAGGTGAACGAGCTGAAATTTTAGTTGATACAACAAAAAGTCTAGACGAAGATAAATTGAATCTTTTAGTCGATGATAAAATTGCTCTTAAAATGAATCTAAAGCCAGATAAAAAATCAAAATCGATTGATATCACTCAAAAGCTAAATCGCATTCCTGACATTAATAAAAATGATACCCAAAAGCTCCCTAGACAGACAATTGATTTAAAAGGAATGTCACACATGGTCAATATTAACGGTGAAATATTTGATATGAATAAAATTAATATGACCAAAAAATTAAATTCAAAAGAAGTTTGGGAGGTTAACAATATTTCAAATATGATGGGTGGTATGATCCATCCTTTCCATGTTCACGGAGTTCAGTTTAGAGTATTATCAAGAAACGGTGAAGAACCTCCACTAAACGAAAGCGGATGGAAAGATACTATTTTAGTTAACCCCGATGAACAAGTTGAGATTCTTGTATCATTCGATAAAAAGGGTATTTTCATGTATCATTGTCATATACTAGAACATGAAGAATACGGCATGATGGGGCAGCTTGAAGTTATTTAAGCACCCGGAAAGGAGCTCTTATGAAAATTTTAATTGTAGATGATGAAGCAAAAATTTTGGAAATTATTGATGCCTACCTTGTTGCGAGCCAGTACACTGTTGTTAAAGCAAGCAACGGACTTATAGCTCTTGAAAAATTTGACTCACATCATCCTGATCTAATTGTCTTAGATTTAATGTTACCAGACATCGATGGTTTAACTGTGGCTAAAAAAGTCCGTGAAACCTCCGACGTTCCGATTATTATGCTGACAGCAAAATCAGAAGAGGAAGATATTTTAAAAGGCCTTAAACTTGGTGCTGATGATTACATGGTCAAACCTTTTAGTCCTAAAGAACTCGTTGCCCGAATTGAAACAGTTTTAAGAAGAGTTCCTAATCTAAAAGAGATTAATAAACTATCTAGAAACAATGGCGAGTTACTCATTCAAATGGATAGTCGCCAAGTCTTTTTAAAGAATCAAGAAATCGCCTTAACCACTTCTGAATTTGATATTCTCCAAACATTAGCAGAGTCCCCTAATCGAGCCTTTTCAAGAAGTGATTTAATTGAAATCATAAAAGGCTTTGATTTTGATGGACTAGACCGAAGCATTGATTCTCATGTTAAAAATTTGCGACACAAAATAGAAACTAACCCTAAAGAACCGAATTACATTTTGACCGTTCACGGAACTGGCTACCGATTTGGGTATCCAAAATGAAAAAAAGATCAATCAAAACCCAGTTAATTCTATCCTTTTTAACTATTTCTATTTTGATAATAGGTGCTTTAAGTGTTCTAACTTTGTCCTTAATGAATAATCATTTCAATCAATTTGTGGAAGAAAAACAGGATGAATTAATGAATCAATACGTTGATTCTCTTGAACTTATCTATCAAAGTAATCAACATAAATGGAGTGAAACTGAATTAGAAGCATTAACACAAAAAACAATGGAAAATCATCTCTATTTCTCCATTGACTCGTCAGATAACAAAACGATTTGGCAATTACCAAAAACTGAACTTAAAAAAACAAAAGATACTTTAAAAAAGCATGCTGATAAAGTTTCAAAAACAAAAGGGGCTACCTTAAATGAAGAGGTTGTTGTAACCAAACCTTTAAAAGAAAAGAATACTTCATTTGGACAAGTTAACTTTTATTTCTATGGTCCATTTGCTTATACGGAACATGACGCTATGTTTATTTCCAGTATGAAGAAAAGTTTAATGACTGTTGCCTTAGTTGCTCTACTCGTTTCATTTATTTTTGCTTCATGGATATCACAAAAACTAAGCTTACCTTTGAAGCATGTTAGCCAGTTTACTCACCAACTAACAATTGGAAAATATACAGAGACATTACCTCAAGAAACTTCTATCAATGAAATTAATTTGCTGATTGATTCATTGAATGATTTAAGCTATCAATTAGAAAAACAAGCTAATCTGAGAAAACAGCTAACCTCTGACATCTCTCATGAACTAAGAACTCCTTTAGCAACTTTAAAAGGAAATATCGAAGCGTTGATGGATGGCATTTGGAAAGCCACTCCTGAAAGACTACAATCCTGTTATGATGAAGTGGATCGTTTAACGAGACTAGTTGGGAACCTTGAGTTGATTAATAAGATTGAAGAAAAAAAAGAAGCTTTAGTGATGTCTGAGTTTGATCTTTATGATTTAATTCAATCTATCATGATTAATTTTTCTAGTAAGATTGAAGAAAAAGACTTACGCGTCACTGCTGAAGGTGAGTCTTTAATGGTCACTGCTGACAAAGATAAAATGAACCAGGTTTTAACTAATCTACTCAGCAATGCTATTAAATTCACTCAAAAGAATGGGCAGATTGCATTTCTTTTAAAACAAGAAAAATATAAAACGATACTTCAAATAAAAGATAATGGAATGGGAATTGAGAAAGAACAACTACCTTTCATTTTTGATCGTTTTTATATGGTAGATACTTCTAGAAATAGAGAAATAGGTGGGCAAGGTATCGGACTTTCAATTGTTAAAGGTGTCATTGAAGCTCACCAAGGAAACATTACTGTTGAAAGTCAGTTAGGAATAGGAACTACTTTTACTATTACCCTCCCCACCTAAAAAAGATGAAGTGTTTGACTATTTAGTCAAGCTCTTCATCTTTTATTAATTTTTAATATCAGTTGTTAACCTTTCTCCTAAACGACTTAATAATTCATTTGTTAGTGTTCCTTCGTCTGTTACAATTTGTTCTATATTATCACTCGAAAGAATCATCACCTCTGAATTAAGAGGAACATCTTCTGCCTGACTTAAATCTACTAACAACATATCCATGCAAATATTTCCTATTTGAGTCATTCTTTTATCCTGACACATCAAGACAAGACCTTGATTAGACAACGAGCGAGGTAATCCATCTGCATAGCCAATACTAACTACCCCTATTAAGGTTTCTTTTTTTAACTGATAATTAGTGCCGTAGCCAACATATTCATTAGCTTTGACATATCTTTTAGAAATAAGTTTAGCCTTCACTTCTAAAACTGGCTTTAACTCTATTTTTTGTTTTGGCTCTTGAATAGAATCACTTAGAAAGCCATATAAAATAATTCCAGCTCTCACATAATCAAAATTAAGTTCAGGATAATTTAAAATACCATAACTACTCTGAATATGTGTGACACCATAATCAATTCCTAAATCCTTCAAGCCTTTTAAAACAGCTTGATAACTTTCAATTTGTCGCTTAGTTCGATTAACAGAAAATTCATCTAATAAGTCTGCCGAACCAAGATGAGAATAAATGCCTTCAATTTTTAAATAGGGTAACTGATACATACCAACAACTGCTCCTAATTCAGGTTGCATACCTAAGCGATGCATACCAGTATCAAGTTGTAAGTGACAACGGATAGCCATTTTTCGAATATTTAATAACCTACCATGCTCTTCACTAATAACCGATTGAATTAAATCATAAAAGGCAATCTCTTCTATTCTTTTAGGATCTGTATAACCTAAAATTAAAATATCGCTGGCTATTCCTGCTTTTCTTAACTTTATGGCTTCATCAATCGTAGCAACTGCTAAAAAATCAATGCCCTCTTTTAGTAATAACTGACTAAAACCAACTAAATCACAGCCATAGCCATTTGCTTTTACAACGCCTATGATTTTAGTTTTTCTAGGAATAATTTTCTTTATTTCTGAAACATTATGTGAGACGTCTTCTTTTAGAATCTTTTTTTCAGCGCGAAAAGGAACTGGTGATATTTCTTTTTTCTTTCCTTTTAAATGCAAATAAAAAACTGAAAGAAGCCAGCTGCCACATAAAACAAGTAAATAATAAATTAGACTGATTTTTAAAAATAAAATTCTACTTGAAATCGTATGAATTACAACGATCACCAAAGGATGAATCACATATATAAGAAGTGGTAACTCTTCTTTTGTCTTCCATTTTATTTTTGGTTGCCATCTCAATAATAATTGATACAAAAACAGCATGACAAATGGCAGAAAGAAGTACATACTATCATGTTTTATTTCTGTATAAGTGTGTAAAAGATAGCTTTCTATCAGCGTTAACATAAGACTAATCACTAAGAAAAAAGGAATTTCCTTTATATTCTTTGTTTTACCTTTTCGATATAAATAAATTCCTAGACAAAGATAAAGAGGTGTAAAAAACAAACCATTTCTAGTTAAAGGAAATACCTTAAATAGATTTGTATAAAAAAGTGAGACAAACTCTATTCCTTTTAACCAACCATACCAACTATCTCCACCTAGCCCAATTAAATACAATAGAAAAGAAATCATCATGACTCCTGAAAAAGACATCACTCTCAACAAATAAGTGACCAGAAGAACGCCTATAATAACTGCCGGAAAATACCATAAATGGTAAAACGTTCCTTCAAAAAAGAAAGCCGAAACCCCTTTAACTAAAGAGGTACGTGTTGAGATAGTTCCTGTGTAAAAAGACAACGGTAAAAATAAAAGGATAGCGATAACATATAGTTTTAGTATTTTTATCAGAAAAGATTGAACTCTTTTTCTATTGAGATAAGACTGTTGGAAAGACAGCTTTCCCATTAAAAAATAGCCAGTTGTCATAAAAAAGAATGGAACAGCAACTCGGAACACAGTTAAGGTAATCAATTCATCTAGCTTTGGTGATATAGATGAAAAAGGAAATGTATGAATCCCTACCACCATAGCTGCTGCAATGATTCTAAAAAAATCAATACCTTGATACCTATCCTTCATTGACTTGGCCTCTTGTGGCATTTAAAAAGGCGACATATTCTTCTAATACCCAATCCTGCTGTTTCATAATTTGACTATGAGGTGTCCCAACATAACGAAAATGCCAAGGTTCATAACTAATGCGAGTGATTGATTCTTTTCCTTTAGGATATCTTAAAATAAAACCAAAATCAGCCATGTTATATAAAAAGCGAGCGACAATAGGCCCTGTTGAAAAGGTTGGTTTAATCGGGTCATTGATTGTATTTTTTAAACCAATATCTACAGCCAAACCTAATTCATGTTCACTACAACCAGGCTTAGCCACATATTTATTAGTAAATGTTATACCTCTTTCTTTGATTGTTTCATCCCATAAATCTTGTTGATTCTTTTTAGTTCGGTACCCATCAGTGACAATTACATCATTTTCTATTTTTAATGTTTCAATCAAGTTAGTAAGCTCTGTAGCAACTGTTGCATCTAACAAAATATTAGAAGTTGTAAACGGCGCTGGCACCAATAATTGTGGGCGTTCTTCATCTAAAATAGGATAATCTGGATTAACGAGTTGTAAGAAGTTTGTTTTCATAACTTTCTTCTCCTAACTCAATTAATTTTTCAATAATGTTAGCATAGCTCATTCCAATTTCACTCATCATCATTGGTAATCTTGAATGAGCTGTAAAACCAGGCATGGTATTAATTTCATTCAATAAAATATCATCATCTTCTGTTACAAAGAAATCAATTCTAGCAAGACCACGACACTCCAAAGCTCGATATAATTCTTGCGATTGTTGTTTAATCTTTTCTGTTGCCTTTTGACTAATTTTTGCAGGAACTTCAATTTTAGCTGTGATTAAATTATACTTTTCCACATAATTAAAAAAGCCTGATTCTAAATCAACTTTATCGCATTCACCAACAATCAATTCATCATTGCCGATAATACTACAACCAATCTCCACACCAGTAACGCTTTGTTGAAGAAGTATATTTTTATCAAATTCACTAGCAGTATGAATGGCTTCAAATAACTCTTCTTCTTTTTCGATACGAGTAATTCCTTTTGAAGAGCCTGCTTCATTTGGTTTGACAAATAACGGATAACCACTGATTCTAGCAAATTCTAAAATAGCCTGTTTATCTAATTTTTGGGCATTTATTTGTAAAGTTGGTGTACTTTTAATTCCCAGTTTTTCTGCATATTGATGAAGTAGTAGCTTATTCATTGAAACAGCTGAAGCCAATATGCTACAACCAACAAAAGGAATATCCATCATTTCAAATAAGCCTTGCATAGCTCCATTTTCACCTAATCCACCATGTAAAACTGGAAACAAAACATCAAATAAAAGATAATTTTTTGTCTCTAAATTTAAAAAGCCTTTTCCTGAAAAATCAATTCCTAAAGGCTGACAGCTAGGATGTAAAAACCATGTGTCATTTTGAATGTCTTCAATAGGTCCTTCATAAAAATACCAACTTCCTTTTCGAGTGATTCCTATTTTTATAACCTCATAATCTAATGTTTCCATTGTTTTTAAGATAGCTGTGGACGAAATCAAAGAAACTTCATGCTCCATTGATACCCCACCAAAAATAACTGCGACTTTTTTCATTCTTGAAAACCTCCAATAAATTTCTATCACTTAGTAATAACCACTATAAAGGAAGTTTTTTCTTCAGTTATAAACTCTTTCTTATCTATCTCTTAATTTTTTATGAGGAAAAAAAGAAGCTGACCATTAAGGACAACTTCTTTGTTTAGTCTATTTTACTCTCATCAATTCTGTGTAACCATTAGTACCTTTTCTTTCAACTTTGATAAATAAGTCTTCTTGTTCAGATACATTTGTTAATGGAATTGAATGAGTGGCATCTTTATTGATACTACCTGTTCGATCTAATAATTTTTCTCCTACCACTTCACCATTTTCAGTGCCTTTTCTAATCGTAATATATGTATTGATATAAGGAACTGCTCCGTATAAATCTAGACTTCCATTAGAAGTATCTGCATCTGTATACACTAATGTATTAGAACTACTTAAAGCATGAACTAATTGGTTCTGCCCTTTTTCAATAATCATTGTATTCGGTGAAAAGTTTGTTTGAGTTACTTTTCCAGCAAATAAAACATTTTCAAAACTTACATTCAAACCATAATTTTCTTTAGTTGATTTACTTGAGTAGATACTACCATTACTATATTTACCTAATAAGTTACCATTAGATAAAGATAATTCAATACGTTTTCCTGACTTTTCATCTTTTCCAATATAATAGTTAGCTGTGTCTAGTGTATAACCATTTAAATCAATTGCAGTATCTTCTTTTAACTCAATTTTTTTAGCTAATTTAATATCTGAGCCTAATTTAATTTTACTAATATTATTTTTAACAGCTGTTTCAAGTTCTTGGAAATTTGAAACGTCTAAAGGTTTTTCACTGTCATAAAAGAAATCCGCTTTTGCTAATTTTACAATCTCTGATGATTTATTAGACTTAGCTCTTTCAAAAGTAATCGTTATATCTGTCAGCCCTGCCACTCCATTTAATGGAACAGTTTGATAACTATAATCTTTAGCTCCACTCGTTTTAGTTAATATTTTTTCACCTATTATTGTTCCGTTTTCATCGCCACTTCGAACAATCACTTTTGTATTATCATAAGGAACTGATGCAAACAATTGTAGATCTTTTCCTTTTAGATCAACATTCTTAAATGATACCCAGTTATTTGTAGCTAGATTTTGAATTTCTAACGAACCGGATTGATCAACATTTAAACCACCATACGTTTTATAATAATCATTTAAAGCCATGCCTTCACTAATAACTGGCGCTTCTCCCTTAAGATTATAGTAAACATTATTAGCTAGAATAGCAGCTCCTCTAGCGTTAGGATGTACACCATCAGGAACAAGTTCAGCAGCATAATCTGTTTCTGTAAAATTATCAATAATACTCACATCAATATCAGCTTTTTTGGCAGCTTCAAATATTTGAGGTAAAATATCATCTAGTTTCTCTTGTGTAATACCGTAAGCCGGTTTAAAAACATGAGGTGGTAAAGAAATATAGACAACAGGTTTAGTTGATAAATTTTTATAACTTTCAATTAAACTTACATAATCAGCAACGAAAGGTTCTATCTTCTTCATATTCTGTTTTTTAGTATCATTAGTTCCTAACTGAATAACCACTACATTCGGATTAAATGCTAAGCTTTTTTTATACTGCGGTGATTTTAAATAGGGATTATCCCCATTACTTAATAAGGTTTTAGCAGAATGTCCAAAATTCTCCACTTCATAATCAGTACCTAATCTATAATTCAGTTGGTTAGGATAAGAATTAACTGTTCGACGTTCTACATTCATTCCATAAGTAATACTATCTCCTACAGCTGCAATTTTTATTTTTTGATTTTTAGGGAAAACATTTATTATACCTTTTACCTTGTTATTATTTTCTGTCTTTCCATAAACTTCGTAACTTCCGGCTTGACTAAAAATGTAATCTTCTGCATTATCCCATTGGATTGTTTCTTTAACTATGGTTGTTTTATTATCTAAAGAAACAATCTCATTAGGTAATTGCACCTGCTCATTTTCCATAGAAATCACATTAACTGCTGAGTAAACTTCTGGAGTTGCTAAAACATTTTTACCGCCTACTATGAACATACCTATTGCAAATACAGGTATCATATATTTCGTTTTCATATTCATTCTCCTCGAAATGTTGTTTTAAAATACATCAAGTATACATCGTGTCATTTAAATAGTAAACAGTGTTTTTTAGTTTTTTGTCTTTTTATAGACAAAAAAGATGGCATTAGTATCTAACACCATCTTTAAATCTTTTTAATTATTATTTTTTAGGTATTTCATGTCCGCCAAATTGATTTCTCAATGAAGCGATAACTTTTTCACCATATTTTTCTGTATCCATAGACGCGTAACGAGTTAATAATGATTGGGTTATAACTGGAGCTGATTGTTGCATCTCAAGCATCTCTTCTACCGTCCATTTACCTTCACCAGAAGAAGGAACTTGTCCACTTATACCAGACATAGTTGGGTTTTCTTTTAGAGCTTTTTCAGTTAATTCCATTAACCAACTACGAACAACTGACCCATTATTGAAAACTCTAGCAACTTGTTCTAAATCATAATCAAATCGTGAATGATGGAGTAAATTAAATCCTTCACCAATTGCTTGCATCATACCGTATTCAATTCCGTTGTGAACCATTTTTAAATAGTGACCACTACCTGCTTCACCACAGTATAAGTAGCCCTTTTCAACACATAAATCCTCGAATAATTCTTCAATTTGGTTGAAAATAGCTTGTTCGCCACCAACCATCATACAAGCACCATCTCTAGCACCACTCATACCACCAGAAGTACCCACATCTAAAAAGTGAATATCTTTTTCTTTTAAAAAATGATAGTGATGAACGCTATCAGCAAATTTTGAATTACCACCGTCAATTAAAATATCACCAGCATTCAGTTTTTCATGACATGTTTTAATCATGTCTTCTGTAATTTTTCCAGATGGTAACATTAACCAATTGATTGTTTGTTCTGTATCTAAGGCAAAAAATTCATCCAATGTATCTGTTGGCGTTGCTCCTAATTTTTTTGCAGCTTCTCTTTGAGAGTCATTAATATCAAAACAAACAACTTCATGCTTATTTGCTACTAAATTACTAACTAAATTTAATCCCATTTTACCTAAACCAATAATTTTAATCTTCATTGCGTCCCCCAAAAGTTAGAATCATTTGATTCCATATTCTCGAATAAGGAAAATAAAATCATTTTCCTCTTACCGAAAATGATTCTATCACTAATATATATACAATACAATTATATCTTATAATTAAGTTTTATTTACTTTTATCAGTCTATTTTAAGTTAAAACAACTTTTATTTTTATGGTAATCATCTTGAAATATAAAACGGATTCATACTTTTTTTCTTTATTTTTGCTCTTTAGTCATCTATCTCATTAAACAAAACAAAAAAGGTAGGTAAGAAGTATTTTTTACTTTCTTATCTACCTTTTAGGTCTAACTTGAACATCAACATCAAAAACATCAAAACGACTTGCAAGTTCCTGCTCAATCGTCTCAGCAATCACAGCACCCTCTTCTACAGTCATTTTACCCGTCACTTCAATCGTCACATCGACTGCCACAGCGTCCCAAAACATTTTACCAGTAATATCAACAATTCTTTCAATCCCTGGAATGCCTTCAATAACATTTTGATAGTTCTCAACCATTTCAGGATCAAAACCACCAGATAAATGAAAGACATTTTCCTTAACAATTAAATAAGACATACGGCATAAAATCAAACCAAGAACAACTGCTGTTAATCCATCAAACATCGGGTTTATTTCAATGGAAAGTAAGATCCCTAGCGCTGTTCCAAAATTCATTAATGTATCGCTAAGTGCATCCTTCATCAATGTATTAATCGAATTACTCTCAACTTTTTGATAGACTTTTCGATTAATTAAAAAGGTAGCTAACATAACAAAACCAGAACCTCCTGCCACAATAACAGAGATGTTCCCTGGAGAATCAGGACTTGTATAAAAAGAAGATATAGCACCTTTTCCTCCTTCAATCACAATATAGGCAGACATTAAAAACATAACAAAAGAACTAAAAAGATTGCCTAACGTTTCAAACTGTTGATAGCCTTTGCTATGAGAATGAGAAGGGTCTTTAAGAGAAACCTTAAGCCCAACCAATAACCCAACAGAAATAATAATACTGGATAAATTGTTAAAACCAGCAGCCAACAAAGCTTTTGAACCACTAACTAAAGCAATACTAATTTCAGCAATAAATAAAACAATAAAAACAAATAAATTTAAATACGCAATTCCGATACTTTGTTTCAAGTTTTCAAAATATCGGAGGCGATTATTC harbors:
- the gnd gene encoding phosphogluconate dehydrogenase (NAD(+)-dependent, decarboxylating), giving the protein MKIKIIGLGKMGLNLVSNLVANKHEVVCFDINDSQREAAKKLGATPTDTLDEFFALDTEQTINWLMLPSGKITEDMIKTCHEKLNAGDILIDGGNSKFADSVHHYHFLKEKDIHFLDVGTSGGMSGARDGACMMVGGEQAIFNQIEELFEDLCVEKGYLYCGEAGSGHYLKMVHNGIEYGMMQAIGEGFNLLHHSRFDYDLEQVARVFNNGSVVRSWLMELTEKALKENPTMSGISGQVPSSGEGKWTVEEMLEMQQSAPVITQSLLTRYASMDTEKYGEKVIASLRNQFGGHEIPKK
- a CDS encoding multicopper oxidase family protein, with product MNKKNQNYLLILFTLGIILISGIYLYRRTSFFSMGNNHSMRQSMHGDNQPKLQKTSLANEDPLRIPPLLEPTHETKESVTYDVRTQMGETQIKKGEKTKTLGYNGHLLGPVIKIKKGQDVTIKTENTLNKNTSFHWHGLKTDDNADGSPHQLVAPNSSETISFKADQEASTLWFHPHPEGETASQVYQGLAGLMYVEDENSDNLSLPDIYGKDDIPLIVQDRYFDSNNQIDYEKSYRSDGTQGDTLMINGTINPYLDVTTRWMRYRLVNGSNATNFTFSLDGQVPFYQVASDGGFLNKATEKEELILSPGERAEILVDTTKSLDEDKLNLLVDDKIALKMNLKPDKKSKSIDITQKLNRIPDINKNDTQKLPRQTIDLKGMSHMVNINGEIFDMNKINMTKKLNSKEVWEVNNISNMMGGMIHPFHVHGVQFRVLSRNGEEPPLNESGWKDTILVNPDEQVEILVSFDKKGIFMYHCHILEHEEYGMMGQLEVI
- a CDS encoding cation diffusion facilitator family transporter, translated to MKETLNNRLRYFENLKQSIGIAYLNLFVFIVLFIAEISIALVSGSKALLAAGFNNLSSIIISVGLLVGLKVSLKDPSHSHSKGYQQFETLGNLFSSFVMFLMSAYIVIEGGKGAISSFYTSPDSPGNISVIVAGGSGFVMLATFLINRKVYQKVESNSINTLMKDALSDTLMNFGTALGILLSIEINPMFDGLTAVVLGLILCRMSYLIVKENVFHLSGGFDPEMVENYQNVIEGIPGIERIVDITGKMFWDAVAVDVTIEVTGKMTVEEGAVIAETIEQELASRFDVFDVDVQVRPKR
- the vanC gene encoding D-alanine--D-serine ligase, yielding MKKVAVIFGGVSMEHEVSLISSTAILKTMETLDYEVIKIGITRKGSWYFYEGPIEDIQNDTWFLHPSCQPLGIDFSGKGFLNLETKNYLLFDVLFPVLHGGLGENGAMQGLFEMMDIPFVGCSILASAVSMNKLLLHQYAEKLGIKSTPTLQINAQKLDKQAILEFARISGYPLFVKPNEAGSSKGITRIEKEEELFEAIHTASEFDKNILLQQSVTGVEIGCSIIGNDELIVGECDKVDLESGFFNYVEKYNLITAKIEVPAKISQKATEKIKQQSQELYRALECRGLARIDFFVTEDDDILLNEINTMPGFTAHSRLPMMMSEIGMSYANIIEKLIELGEESYENKLLTTR
- the vanT gene encoding membrane-bound serine racemase VanT, producing the protein MKDRYQGIDFFRIIAAAMVVGIHTFPFSSISPKLDELITLTVFRVAVPFFFMTTGYFLMGKLSFQQSYLNRKRVQSFLIKILKLYVIAILLFLPLSFYTGTISTRTSLVKGVSAFFFEGTFYHLWYFPAVIIGVLLVTYLLRVMSFSGVMMISFLLYLIGLGGDSWYGWLKGIEFVSLFYTNLFKVFPLTRNGLFFTPLYLCLGIYLYRKGKTKNIKEIPFFLVISLMLTLIESYLLHTYTEIKHDSMYFFLPFVMLFLYQLLLRWQPKIKWKTKEELPLLIYVIHPLVIVVIHTISSRILFLKISLIYYLLVLCGSWLLSVFYLHLKGKKKEISPVPFRAEKKILKEDVSHNVSEIKKIIPRKTKIIGVVKANGYGCDLVGFSQLLLKEGIDFLAVATIDEAIKLRKAGIASDILILGYTDPKRIEEIAFYDLIQSVISEEHGRLLNIRKMAIRCHLQLDTGMHRLGMQPELGAVVGMYQLPYLKIEGIYSHLGSADLLDEFSVNRTKRQIESYQAVLKGLKDLGIDYGVTHIQSSYGILNYPELNFDYVRAGIILYGFLSDSIQEPKQKIELKPVLEVKAKLISKRYVKANEYVGYGTNYQLKKETLIGVVSIGYADGLPRSLSNQGLVLMCQDKRMTQIGNICMDMLLVDLSQAEDVPLNSEVMILSSDNIEQIVTDEGTLTNELLSRLGERLTTDIKN
- a CDS encoding GDSL-type esterase/lipase family protein — its product is MKTKYMIPVFAIGMFIVGGKNVLATPEVYSAVNVISMENEQVQLPNEIVSLDNKTTIVKETIQWDNAEDYIFSQAGSYEVYGKTENNNKVKGIINVFPKNQKIKIAAVGDSITYGMNVERRTVNSYPNQLNYRLGTDYEVENFGHSAKTLLSNGDNPYLKSPQYKKSLAFNPNVVVIQLGTNDTKKQNMKKIEPFVADYVSLIESYKNLSTKPVVYISLPPHVFKPAYGITQEKLDDILPQIFEAAKKADIDVSIIDNFTETDYAAELVPDGVHPNARGAAILANNVYYNLKGEAPVISEGMALNDYYKTYGGLNVDQSGSLEIQNLATNNWVSFKNVDLKGKDLQLFASVPYDNTKVIVRSGDENGTIIGEKILTKTSGAKDYSYQTVPLNGVAGLTDITITFERAKSNKSSEIVKLAKADFFYDSEKPLDVSNFQELETAVKNNISKIKLGSDIKLAKKIELKEDTAIDLNGYTLDTANYYIGKDEKSGKRIELSLSNGNLLGKYSNGSIYSSKSTKENYGLNVSFENVLFAGKVTQTNFSPNTMIIEKGQNQLVHALSSSNTLVYTDADTSNGSLDLYGAVPYINTYITIRKGTENGEVVGEKLLDRTGSINKDATHSIPLTNVSEQEDLFIKVERKGTNGYTELMRVK
- the vanXY gene encoding D,D-carboxypeptidase/D,D-dipeptidase VanXY, whose protein sequence is MKTNFLQLVNPDYPILDEERPQLLVPAPFTTSNILLDATVATELTNLIETLKIENDVIVTDGYRTKKNQQDLWDETIKERGITFTNKYVAKPGCSEHELGLAVDIGLKNTINDPIKPTFSTGPIVARFLYNMADFGFILRYPKGKESITRISYEPWHFRYVGTPHSQIMKQQDWVLEEYVAFLNATRGQVNEG
- a CDS encoding response regulator transcription factor; protein product: MKILIVDDEAKILEIIDAYLVASQYTVVKASNGLIALEKFDSHHPDLIVLDLMLPDIDGLTVAKKVRETSDVPIIMLTAKSEEEDILKGLKLGADDYMVKPFSPKELVARIETVLRRVPNLKEINKLSRNNGELLIQMDSRQVFLKNQEIALTTSEFDILQTLAESPNRAFSRSDLIEIIKGFDFDGLDRSIDSHVKNLRHKIETNPKEPNYILTVHGTGYRFGYPK
- a CDS encoding sensor histidine kinase: MKKRSIKTQLILSFLTISILIIGALSVLTLSLMNNHFNQFVEEKQDELMNQYVDSLELIYQSNQHKWSETELEALTQKTMENHLYFSIDSSDNKTIWQLPKTELKKTKDTLKKHADKVSKTKGATLNEEVVVTKPLKEKNTSFGQVNFYFYGPFAYTEHDAMFISSMKKSLMTVALVALLVSFIFASWISQKLSLPLKHVSQFTHQLTIGKYTETLPQETSINEINLLIDSLNDLSYQLEKQANLRKQLTSDISHELRTPLATLKGNIEALMDGIWKATPERLQSCYDEVDRLTRLVGNLELINKIEEKKEALVMSEFDLYDLIQSIMINFSSKIEEKDLRVTAEGESLMVTADKDKMNQVLTNLLSNAIKFTQKNGQIAFLLKQEKYKTILQIKDNGMGIEKEQLPFIFDRFYMVDTSRNREIGGQGIGLSIVKGVIEAHQGNITVESQLGIGTTFTITLPT